One region of Faecalibacter bovis genomic DNA includes:
- a CDS encoding alpha-amylase family glycosyl hydrolase — MVKQFLALGLVAGLFITSCGKKDETNTEAVQTEQSGENIAPFTADMAETAVIYEVNVRQFSPEGTFAAVTKEIPNIKKLGVKVLWLMPIHPIGVEKRKEGLGSYYSISDYRGVNPEFGTAEDFRALVKEAHKNGIYVILDWVANHTAWDHPWMKSNPDFYEKDEKGNFISPYDWTDVVSLEYKNPALRKAMIADMKYWLDEFNIDGFRCDMAHMVPTDFWAEAKKELANGREIFMLGETEEPELLKNGVFDAAYGWELHHIMNDIAKGKKNVSAVDVYMDSIQHKWEKDDYKMLFTSNHDENSWAGTEFERMGDAVETFAALTYALPSVPLIYNGQEEDFNRRLKFFVKDSIDRNPNAKMRGVYEKLGELKITNEAFNGGKNAGSYERLKTSDDQAILAFKRKKNSTEAYFVGNFTKVAQEVIVPISGTFKNFMTGEEINLDGNSKVKFQPWQYYILVQK, encoded by the coding sequence ATGGTTAAACAATTTTTAGCTTTAGGTTTAGTCGCTGGGCTTTTTATTACAAGTTGTGGTAAAAAGGATGAAACTAATACCGAAGCAGTACAAACAGAACAATCGGGAGAAAATATTGCTCCCTTTACTGCAGATATGGCGGAAACAGCTGTAATTTATGAAGTAAACGTGCGACAATTCTCACCAGAAGGAACTTTTGCCGCAGTAACGAAAGAAATTCCTAATATCAAGAAATTAGGTGTTAAGGTTCTTTGGTTAATGCCAATTCATCCAATTGGTGTTGAAAAACGTAAAGAAGGTTTGGGTTCATATTATTCAATTAGTGATTATCGTGGAGTTAATCCTGAATTTGGAACAGCAGAAGATTTTAGAGCTTTGGTTAAAGAGGCGCACAAAAATGGAATTTACGTTATTTTAGATTGGGTTGCGAACCACACAGCTTGGGATCATCCATGGATGAAATCTAATCCTGATTTCTATGAAAAAGATGAAAAAGGAAACTTTATTTCTCCTTACGATTGGACAGATGTTGTTTCGTTAGAATACAAAAATCCAGCATTACGTAAAGCCATGATTGCCGATATGAAATATTGGTTGGATGAATTTAACATTGATGGATTCCGTTGCGATATGGCACACATGGTACCAACAGATTTCTGGGCAGAAGCGAAGAAAGAATTGGCAAATGGTCGCGAGATTTTTATGTTAGGCGAAACAGAAGAACCAGAATTATTAAAAAATGGCGTTTTTGATGCGGCTTATGGATGGGAATTACATCATATCATGAATGATATTGCCAAAGGAAAGAAAAATGTTTCTGCGGTTGATGTTTACATGGATAGCATCCAACACAAATGGGAGAAAGATGATTATAAAATGTTATTCACTTCAAACCATGATGAAAATTCTTGGGCTGGTACTGAGTTTGAAAGAATGGGAGATGCAGTTGAAACTTTCGCAGCTTTAACGTATGCTTTACCATCTGTTCCTTTGATTTATAATGGACAAGAAGAAGATTTCAATCGTCGTTTAAAATTCTTTGTTAAAGATTCTATCGATCGTAATCCAAATGCGAAAATGCGTGGTGTTTATGAAAAATTAGGTGAGTTAAAAATCACGAACGAAGCGTTTAATGGAGGTAAAAATGCTGGTTCTTACGAGCGTTTAAAAACGTCTGATGATCAAGCTATATTAGCTTTTAAACGTAAGAAGAATTCTACTGAAGCTTATTTTGTTGGAAACTTTACGAAAGTTGCACAAGAAGTTATCGTTCCGATTTCAGGAACATTTAAAAATTTTATGACGGGTGAAGAAATTAATTTAGATGGAAATTCTAAAGTTAAATTCCAGCCATGGCAATATTATATATTAGTACAGAAATAA
- a CDS encoding M16 family metallopeptidase produces the protein MKKTLYSLVFAFILGTAPYAIAQKSTTNTAQFVTQVEGIKEYKLNNGLQVLFIPDASQSNVVVNITYHVGSKHEGYGEKGMAHLLEHMLFKSTKNLGDIKKMLSDKGGNANGTTWYDRTNYYEIFPYSEENLRWSIEMEADRMINATILQEDLDKEFSVVRNEFEIGENNPMGVLMERVINAGYVWHNYGNSTIGSREDIERVKAPQLRKFYEKYYQPDNAVLVVAGKFDEKKALEYVNKYFGAIAKPARALDEIQTKEPAQDGEKFVEVKRAGDSQAVGIMYHTAPFADKDYAALSVLEEILTSDPSGYLYKSLVDTHKVSSIWSFSPQLRDAGFMFIGAEVSKEKNIKQIRDEVRTELDKIASNNYTEADVKRAQSSIAKQLENLKNNTIGQAVNLTEIIGSGDYRLNFIYRDNVEKVTLADVKRVAEKYFRENNRTVGIFIPTKDEIRVLPNEVSSKEIKNLVTNYKGREVEKEAKAFEASIANLKANYAEGKLNNGLKYGIINKEIKGEKVIISLNLPISNEKDLAGKQEIGSMAAQLLLAGTKSMTKEQIKDKLDELKSSVYFGFSGQNLTVNINTYKKSLAETMKIVKQMITEPTFPEAELEKLKIENVTYLEGNMNDPQSVAFTEIQRLTNNYPKSSLFYTSTFQEMIDDIKKVKRTDLVNFYQNYFGANNGAASVIGMNEKEKIQQLIDDTFGKWNSKSKYEKAYPTYHATVKNDKIINIADKENAAAVGGLNLKMNQNHSDYPALVIANEILGSGGFLAARIPMRLREKEGISYGAGSYLDVPSDPKNESASWGYYAFLNPTKRDAVENAVKDEIIKAAKSGFTAEELKSNISSWKTSRETALGNDGTLLALSTNYLLNNISFDEFTALEKKIDKLTLSQVNEAMKKYIDLEKIISVYTGTFKK, from the coding sequence ATGAAAAAAACTCTATATAGCCTTGTATTCGCCTTTATACTAGGAACTGCACCATACGCAATTGCGCAAAAATCAACAACCAATACGGCGCAATTCGTTACTCAAGTAGAAGGAATAAAAGAATATAAATTAAACAACGGTTTGCAGGTTTTATTTATTCCGGACGCATCACAAAGTAATGTTGTTGTAAATATTACCTATCATGTAGGTTCTAAACACGAAGGATATGGTGAAAAAGGAATGGCGCATTTATTAGAGCATATGCTTTTTAAAAGCACCAAAAATTTAGGTGACATCAAAAAAATGTTATCTGATAAAGGTGGTAATGCCAACGGAACAACTTGGTACGACCGTACAAATTACTATGAAATATTCCCTTATTCTGAAGAAAATTTACGTTGGAGTATTGAGATGGAAGCTGATCGAATGATTAATGCTACCATTCTTCAAGAAGATTTAGATAAAGAATTTTCTGTTGTAAGAAATGAATTTGAAATTGGCGAAAATAACCCAATGGGTGTTTTAATGGAACGAGTGATTAATGCAGGATATGTTTGGCATAATTACGGAAATTCAACAATTGGTTCTCGTGAAGATATCGAACGTGTTAAAGCGCCACAATTAAGAAAATTCTACGAAAAATATTATCAACCTGATAATGCAGTGTTAGTCGTTGCAGGTAAATTTGACGAGAAAAAAGCTTTAGAATATGTAAACAAATATTTTGGTGCGATTGCAAAACCAGCCAGAGCTTTAGATGAGATACAAACTAAGGAACCTGCACAAGATGGAGAAAAGTTTGTAGAAGTAAAACGTGCTGGAGATAGTCAAGCGGTTGGAATCATGTATCACACAGCTCCATTTGCCGACAAAGACTACGCAGCATTATCTGTTTTAGAGGAAATATTAACTTCTGATCCTTCTGGATATTTATACAAATCTTTAGTAGATACACATAAAGTTTCTTCAATTTGGTCCTTTTCTCCCCAATTAAGAGATGCAGGATTTATGTTTATTGGTGCAGAAGTAAGCAAAGAAAAAAACATCAAACAAATACGCGATGAAGTTCGTACAGAATTAGATAAAATTGCATCAAACAATTATACAGAGGCTGATGTAAAACGTGCCCAATCTTCTATTGCTAAACAATTAGAAAATCTAAAAAATAATACAATCGGGCAAGCGGTTAACTTAACAGAAATTATCGGTTCTGGAGATTATCGCTTAAACTTTATTTACCGTGATAATGTTGAAAAAGTAACATTAGCAGATGTAAAACGTGTAGCAGAAAAATACTTTAGAGAGAATAACAGAACGGTTGGAATTTTTATTCCGACTAAAGATGAAATCCGTGTATTACCAAACGAAGTTTCTTCTAAAGAAATCAAAAATTTAGTTACTAATTATAAAGGTAGAGAAGTTGAAAAAGAAGCAAAAGCTTTTGAAGCTTCAATAGCTAATTTAAAAGCTAATTACGCTGAAGGAAAGTTAAATAATGGACTGAAATACGGAATTATCAATAAAGAGATTAAAGGTGAAAAAGTAATCATTTCTTTAAATTTACCTATCTCTAATGAAAAGGATTTAGCAGGAAAACAAGAAATTGGAAGTATGGCTGCTCAGTTATTATTGGCGGGAACAAAATCGATGACGAAAGAACAGATTAAAGATAAATTAGATGAATTAAAATCTTCTGTTTATTTTGGTTTTTCTGGTCAGAATTTAACTGTTAATATCAACACCTACAAAAAATCACTTGCAGAAACAATGAAAATTGTAAAGCAAATGATTACTGAACCTACGTTCCCAGAAGCTGAATTAGAAAAATTAAAAATCGAAAATGTTACTTATTTAGAAGGAAACATGAACGATCCACAATCTGTTGCTTTTACAGAAATTCAGCGTTTAACTAATAATTATCCTAAATCATCTTTATTTTATACCTCTACATTTCAAGAGATGATTGATGATATCAAGAAAGTAAAACGTACAGATTTAGTTAATTTCTATCAAAATTATTTTGGCGCAAATAATGGTGCTGCTTCAGTAATTGGTATGAATGAAAAAGAAAAAATTCAACAATTAATAGATGATACTTTTGGTAAATGGAATTCTAAATCAAAATACGAAAAAGCATATCCAACATATCATGCAACAGTTAAAAATGATAAAATCATTAACATTGCAGATAAAGAAAATGCAGCTGCAGTTGGTGGTTTAAATCTGAAAATGAATCAAAACCATTCTGATTATCCAGCTTTGGTTATTGCAAATGAAATTTTAGGTAGTGGAGGTTTCTTAGCAGCTCGTATCCCAATGCGACTGAGAGAAAAAGAAGGAATTAGTTATGGTGCTGGATCCTATTTAGACGTGCCTTCGGATCCTAAAAACGAATCTGCTTCTTGGGGTTATTATGCATTTCTTAATCCAACAAAACGTGATGCTGTAGAAAATGCTGTTAAAGATGAAATTATTAAAGCAGCAAAATCAGGTTTCACTGCAGAAGAATTAAAATCAAATATTTCTAGCTGGAAAACAAGCCGTGAAACAGCTTTAGGAAATGATGGTACTTTATTGGCTTTATCAACAAATTATTTATTAAATAATATTTCTTTTGATGAATTTACTGCATTAGAAAAGAAAATTGACAAATTAACTTTAAGCCAAGTAAATGAAGCAATGAAAAAATACATTGATTTAGAAAAAATCATTTCAGTTTACACAGGTACATTTAAAAAATAA
- a CDS encoding PepSY-like domain-containing protein, whose protein sequence is MKKIVISIIVLSSLAIFSCNSTQENKTNDSYTVVKEDGQQKAVTTDNDEVVVQQTDLPQSAQNFIKQNFGSETIQNVIKESDVSGDEYNIQLSNGIKINFDANGEWKEVKAGVANQSVDASFLPQASREYLKKNYPEIGIKSIDRDATGIDVELLNNVDLKLDSNGNFLRIDK, encoded by the coding sequence ATGAAAAAAATAGTAATATCAATAATTGTACTTTCCTCATTAGCAATTTTTTCTTGTAATTCAACCCAAGAAAATAAAACAAACGATTCTTATACGGTTGTTAAAGAAGATGGTCAGCAAAAAGCTGTCACAACAGATAACGATGAAGTTGTAGTGCAGCAAACAGATTTGCCTCAATCAGCTCAAAACTTTATTAAACAGAATTTTGGAAGTGAAACAATTCAAAATGTAATTAAAGAATCAGATGTTTCTGGAGATGAGTATAATATTCAATTATCTAATGGAATCAAAATTAATTTTGATGCGAATGGAGAATGGAAAGAGGTGAAAGCTGGTGTAGCCAATCAATCTGTTGATGCTTCATTTTTACCTCAAGCTTCTCGCGAATATTTGAAAAAGAATTATCCAGAAATCGGAATCAAATCAATTGATCGTGATGCAACGGGAATTGATGTAGAATTATTGAATAATGTTGATCTAAAACTCGATTCAAACGGGAATTTTTTAAGAATAGATAAATAA
- a CDS encoding alpha-ketoacid dehydrogenase subunit alpha/beta, producing the protein METQEVNKITFEEFKNQIVNDYRLAFLSREVSLLGRREVLTGKAKFGIFGDGKELPQIAMARVFKNGDFRSGYYRDQTFMFAINELTVENFFAQLYALTDLEHEPASGGRQMTSHFATRSLNEDGSWKNLVDQKNSSSDISPTAGQMPRLLGLAQASKVYRQVKDADVKEQFSRNGNEIAFGTIGDASTSEGHFWETVNAGGVLQVPMIISIWDDGYGISVPAQFQRTKSNLSELLSGFQRTEQERGYEIISVKAWDYPGLIDAYTKAEEYARIHHIPCIVHVSECTQPQGHSTSGSHERYKSEERLAWEKEYDGIAKFREWMIKFGETGPEPIISEEELVALENQVKKEVRDAQKKTWDLYLNPIIELKNAAISLLEKVAEESSNGAFVTIEINQLKAKSTPFKRDIFSAVRKVLRIVREENLTAKSELINWLNNQLEIQEDIYSSHLVSGTAIQVPQVEIKYEGEEVVEDGRVIVRDNFDKIFEKYPNTLIFGEDAGNIGDVNQGLEGLQEKYGIERIMDTGIREATILGQGIGMAMRGLRPIAEIQYLDYVLYCLQGISDDLASVLYRTKGGQKAPLIIRTRGHRLEGVWHSGSPMGGILNLVRGVNVLTPRNLTKAAGFYNTLLQCDEPAIVVESLNGYRLKEQKPSNIGEFTTPIGEVEITKEGSDVTLLTYGSTWRIVMEAAKELEQLGISAEVIDAQSLLPFDIKHDVAKSLAKTNRLAIIDEDVPGGATAFLLQEIIEKQSAYFSLDSKPMTITAKAHRPPYATDGDYFSKPSVDDIVERVYAMMNESNPTKYPSIF; encoded by the coding sequence ATGGAAACACAAGAGGTAAATAAAATTACTTTCGAGGAATTCAAAAATCAAATCGTAAACGATTATCGTTTAGCTTTTTTGTCACGTGAAGTGAGTCTACTTGGTCGTAGAGAAGTACTAACTGGAAAAGCTAAATTTGGGATTTTTGGAGATGGAAAAGAGTTACCACAAATCGCTATGGCTCGCGTTTTTAAAAACGGAGACTTTAGATCAGGATACTATCGTGATCAAACTTTTATGTTTGCGATTAATGAATTAACTGTAGAAAACTTTTTCGCACAATTATACGCTTTAACTGATTTAGAGCACGAACCAGCTTCAGGAGGTCGTCAAATGACATCTCATTTTGCTACTCGATCTTTAAATGAAGATGGAAGTTGGAAGAACTTAGTAGATCAAAAAAACTCAAGTTCTGATATTTCCCCAACTGCTGGGCAAATGCCTCGTTTATTAGGATTGGCTCAAGCTTCAAAAGTTTATCGTCAAGTAAAGGATGCTGATGTGAAAGAACAATTTTCTAGAAATGGAAATGAAATCGCATTCGGTACAATTGGTGATGCGAGTACTTCTGAAGGACATTTTTGGGAAACTGTAAACGCAGGTGGAGTCTTACAAGTTCCGATGATTATCTCAATTTGGGATGATGGATACGGAATTTCTGTTCCAGCACAATTTCAAAGAACAAAATCAAATTTATCAGAATTATTATCTGGATTCCAACGTACAGAACAAGAACGTGGTTACGAAATCATCTCTGTAAAAGCATGGGATTATCCAGGTTTAATTGATGCATATACTAAAGCTGAAGAATACGCAAGAATACATCACATACCTTGTATTGTTCACGTTTCTGAGTGTACACAACCACAAGGACATTCAACGTCTGGATCTCACGAACGTTACAAATCTGAAGAGCGTTTAGCTTGGGAAAAAGAGTACGATGGAATTGCAAAATTCCGCGAATGGATGATTAAATTTGGAGAAACTGGACCTGAGCCAATTATCTCTGAAGAAGAGTTAGTAGCTTTAGAAAACCAAGTAAAAAAAGAAGTGCGTGATGCACAAAAGAAAACTTGGGATTTATATTTGAATCCAATAATTGAATTGAAAAACGCTGCAATTTCTTTATTAGAAAAAGTTGCTGAAGAAAGTTCAAATGGTGCATTTGTAACTATTGAAATCAATCAATTAAAAGCAAAATCAACTCCATTTAAACGTGATATTTTCTCAGCTGTTCGTAAAGTCTTACGAATTGTTCGTGAAGAAAATTTAACTGCAAAATCTGAATTAATTAATTGGTTGAATAATCAATTAGAAATTCAAGAAGATATATATTCGTCTCACTTAGTTTCTGGAACAGCAATTCAAGTTCCACAAGTTGAAATTAAGTATGAAGGAGAAGAAGTTGTTGAAGATGGTCGTGTTATTGTTCGTGATAACTTTGATAAAATTTTCGAAAAATATCCTAATACTTTAATTTTTGGTGAAGATGCCGGGAATATTGGAGATGTAAACCAAGGTTTAGAAGGTTTACAAGAAAAATATGGTATCGAAAGAATTATGGATACAGGAATCCGTGAAGCTACAATTCTTGGTCAAGGTATAGGAATGGCAATGCGTGGATTACGTCCAATTGCTGAAATTCAATATTTAGACTACGTTTTATATTGCTTACAAGGAATTTCGGATGATTTAGCTTCGGTACTTTATCGTACAAAAGGAGGGCAAAAAGCGCCATTAATTATTCGTACTCGTGGTCACCGTTTAGAAGGTGTTTGGCACTCTGGTTCTCCAATGGGAGGAATTTTAAACTTAGTTCGTGGAGTAAATGTTTTAACACCTCGTAACTTAACAAAAGCTGCTGGTTTTTATAATACATTATTACAATGTGATGAACCTGCAATTGTGGTAGAAAGTTTAAATGGTTACCGATTAAAAGAGCAAAAACCATCTAATATTGGTGAATTTACAACTCCAATTGGTGAGGTTGAAATTACGAAAGAAGGTTCTGATGTAACACTTTTAACTTACGGTTCGACATGGAGAATTGTAATGGAAGCTGCTAAAGAATTAGAACAATTAGGTATTTCAGCTGAAGTTATTGATGCGCAATCATTATTACCTTTTGATATTAAGCATGATGTGGCGAAATCATTAGCTAAAACAAATCGTTTAGCTATTATTGATGAAGACGTTCCTGGTGGTGCAACAGCTTTCTTGTTACAAGAAATTATCGAAAAACAATCGGCTTACTTCAGTTTAGACAGTAAACCAATGACAATTACGGCTAAAGCACACCGACCTCCTTATGCAACAGACGGAGATTATTTCTCTAAACCTTCTGTTGATGATATTGTAGAGCGTGTTTATGCGATGATGAATGAGTCAAATCCGACAAAATATCCTTCAATTTTTTAA
- a CDS encoding type IX secretion system plug protein has translation MKFFKILFFVAILVFSNTIFAQEIEVKPPRNIGTVQVFNPSKNDNTPIIRLNSNETLLFLFDDLDAGYKRYNYKIEHRNADWSESGIFQSEFLVGINNDYVRTYKNSFNTYKRYTNYQIQFPNRDMNVKLGGNYLLKVYFNDENNPVFTKRFAVYEGNVDVGMSFSRFINPSVKDINQKIQTVVSSGSQNFTESPDGGKLFIMKNNNWNDHITDLSPDFTRTNQLTYNNVKWTFEGGAEYNWFDTKNLDVPGLTTERNFRKDSVYHTVLRVDFPKYNLPYDDFGDVNGNFYIRSNRYGNEYLAASEADYTWIYFALDAFEDQNGLYQPYVVGAFNNWEISDNSKLKFNKDSQLWENEYFLKQGYYNYQYVVVNTKTKRVEPSYVSGSFWQTENMYQGLFYYRPWGGRYDILMGYGEVNTRN, from the coding sequence ATGAAGTTTTTTAAAATATTATTTTTTGTAGCAATTTTAGTTTTTTCTAATACAATTTTTGCACAAGAGATTGAAGTGAAACCTCCAAGAAATATAGGAACAGTTCAAGTTTTTAATCCATCAAAGAATGATAATACTCCAATTATTCGTTTAAATTCAAATGAAACTTTACTTTTTTTATTTGATGATTTAGATGCTGGATATAAACGATACAATTATAAAATTGAGCATAGAAATGCGGATTGGTCTGAATCAGGGATTTTTCAATCAGAATTTTTAGTTGGTATTAATAACGACTATGTTCGTACCTACAAAAATTCATTCAATACATATAAAAGATATACCAATTATCAAATTCAGTTTCCGAACAGAGATATGAATGTGAAATTGGGTGGAAATTATTTATTGAAAGTTTATTTTAACGACGAAAATAATCCTGTATTCACCAAACGTTTTGCTGTTTACGAAGGAAATGTAGATGTTGGGATGAGTTTTTCTCGTTTTATCAATCCAAGTGTGAAAGATATTAACCAAAAGATACAAACTGTTGTTTCAAGTGGATCTCAAAATTTTACTGAATCCCCTGATGGTGGAAAATTGTTTATCATGAAAAATAACAATTGGAACGATCATATAACAGATTTATCTCCAGATTTTACTCGCACAAATCAATTAACTTATAATAATGTAAAATGGACTTTTGAAGGTGGAGCCGAATACAACTGGTTTGATACTAAAAATTTAGATGTTCCCGGTTTAACTACCGAACGTAATTTTAGAAAAGATTCTGTTTATCATACCGTTTTACGAGTTGATTTCCCTAAATATAATCTTCCTTATGATGATTTTGGAGATGTAAATGGTAACTTTTATATCCGTAGTAATCGCTACGGAAATGAATATTTAGCAGCTTCAGAAGCTGATTATACTTGGATTTATTTTGCTTTAGACGCTTTTGAAGATCAAAATGGATTGTACCAACCTTATGTTGTTGGAGCATTTAATAATTGGGAAATTTCTGATAATTCAAAACTAAAATTTAATAAAGATTCTCAACTTTGGGAAAATGAATATTTTCTAAAACAAGGATATTATAATTATCAATACGTTGTTGTAAATACAAAGACAAAGCGCGTTGAACCTAGTTATGTAAGTGGTAGTTTTTGGCAAACAGAAAATATGTATCAAGGTTTATTTTATTATCGACCTTGGGGTGGCCGTTACGATATCTTAATGGGATATGGAGAAGTAAACACAAGAAATTAA
- a CDS encoding class I SAM-dependent methyltransferase, with protein MDKKFLRSLIFRHLDGIVTAPVLAALAHKGVLHYIVENKKVTISQLSNQFQTNEGYLNVALRVLASQNMLSYQLMPENNQVLIEVNKYSERAFTNLDIYEDLATFLKSDEVINRKDFSDDFCKKWTHLFEKYESYLTSSNEPEFIDKHLHFQICKHIEGALVGPLIVRLGMSGLFHKYFMEASFSADEFHKNPQYFEKILDCLVKLEWFTKQGKNYQFTETGLFFARRASAYGVTVSYLPTFSKIDDLLYGSPSKIREIKDGEDEIHVDREMNVWGSGGAHATYFKVIDEFIMDIFNRPLEEQPKGILDMGCGNGALLQHLYEVVERYTLRGRHLDDYPLFLVGADYNQAALKVTRANLIKNDIWAKVIWGDIGDPERLSNDLQNDYNISLSELLNIRTFLDHNRIWTDIDATNRVSTSTGAYAFRGKRLLNGDVEESLKQHLQKWAPYVQRYGLLLIELHTLAPDLVAKNIGNTAATAYDATHGFSDQYILEVDVFHRICQEAGLNPDNKLFKKFPDNELATVSINYLKA; from the coding sequence ATGGATAAAAAATTTTTAAGATCGTTAATTTTTAGACATCTTGATGGTATTGTGACTGCTCCAGTTTTAGCAGCTTTAGCACACAAAGGTGTTTTGCACTATATCGTAGAAAATAAAAAAGTAACAATTTCTCAGTTATCAAATCAATTTCAAACCAACGAAGGTTATCTTAATGTAGCATTACGTGTGTTGGCCTCTCAAAATATGTTGAGTTATCAATTAATGCCAGAAAATAATCAAGTATTAATTGAAGTTAATAAATATTCAGAACGTGCATTTACGAATCTTGATATTTATGAAGATTTAGCAACATTTTTAAAATCTGATGAAGTAATTAATCGTAAAGATTTTTCAGATGATTTTTGTAAAAAATGGACTCATTTATTTGAAAAATATGAATCTTATTTAACATCAAGTAACGAACCTGAATTTATAGATAAACATTTACATTTTCAGATTTGTAAACATATCGAAGGTGCGTTAGTCGGTCCGTTAATCGTTCGTTTAGGAATGAGTGGATTATTTCATAAATATTTTATGGAAGCATCTTTCAGTGCAGATGAGTTTCATAAAAATCCACAATATTTTGAGAAAATTTTAGATTGTTTAGTAAAACTTGAGTGGTTTACAAAGCAAGGCAAAAATTACCAATTTACGGAAACAGGATTATTTTTTGCTCGTCGTGCTTCGGCTTACGGAGTTACGGTTTCTTATTTACCAACGTTCTCTAAAATAGATGATTTGTTATATGGTTCTCCATCAAAAATTAGAGAAATTAAAGATGGTGAAGATGAAATTCATGTAGATCGAGAGATGAATGTGTGGGGTAGTGGAGGAGCGCATGCTACTTATTTTAAAGTGATTGATGAATTTATCATGGATATTTTTAATCGTCCTTTAGAAGAACAACCAAAAGGAATTTTGGATATGGGTTGTGGGAATGGTGCTTTGTTGCAACATCTTTACGAAGTGGTGGAACGTTACACGTTACGTGGTCGTCATTTAGATGATTATCCTTTGTTTTTAGTTGGAGCAGATTATAACCAAGCAGCTTTAAAAGTTACTCGAGCAAATTTGATTAAAAATGATATTTGGGCAAAAGTAATTTGGGGAGATATTGGTGATCCTGAACGATTATCAAATGATTTACAAAACGATTATAACATCTCATTAAGTGAGCTTTTAAATATCAGAACTTTCTTAGATCATAATCGTATTTGGACAGATATAGATGCTACAAATCGAGTATCAACTTCAACTGGAGCATACGCTTTTAGAGGAAAAAGATTATTAAATGGCGATGTTGAAGAAAGTTTAAAACAGCATTTACAAAAATGGGCGCCTTATGTACAACGATACGGTTTATTGCTGATAGAATTGCATACGTTAGCTCCAGATTTAGTGGCTAAAAATATAGGAAATACAGCTGCAACAGCTTATGATGCGACACATGGTTTCTCGGATCAATATATTCTAGAAGTTGATGTTTTTCACAGAATTTGCCAGGAAGCAGGATTAAATCCGGATAATAAATTATTCAAGAAATTTCCTGATAATGAATTAGCAACGGTAAGTATTAATTACTTGAAAGCATAA